Proteins encoded by one window of Osmia bicornis bicornis unplaced genomic scaffold, iOsmBic2.1, whole genome shotgun sequence:
- the LOC123988866 gene encoding small heat shock protein hspG3-like has protein sequence MPAVYIYIYFFLFSLSDQQMFRDVQLLLQQQQEQHHREMQLLQQQLQQQQQQQLQQLREELLPQQQEDHRPREEPLPQVQEMESGEEAKPPRKRGVAAGRSRRLRGYRGGQ, from the exons atgcctgcagtatatatatatatatatttctttttgttttctctaTCAGATCAACAAATGTTCAGGGATGttcagctgctgctgcagcagcagcaggaaCAGCATCATCGGGAAATgcagctgctgcagcagcagctgcagcagcaacagcaacagcagttgcagcaactgagggaggagctcctccctcagcaACAAGAGGATCACCGACCGAGGGAGGAGCCCCTCCCTCAGGTGCAAGAGATGGAATCCGGCGAGGAGGCGAAGCCACCGCGAA aaagaggagtGGCGGCAGGGAGATCGCGGCGCCTGAGGGGTTACCGGGGGGGTCAGG